In one Nicotiana tomentosiformis chromosome 6, ASM39032v3, whole genome shotgun sequence genomic region, the following are encoded:
- the LOC138893546 gene encoding uncharacterized protein, with protein MAFKDIPEARKFMKLYALANKKLLKLRKSKPRRVRYRCIVGCPFVCLISKDGNAGVTVKTLESEHNCGTSYDNSTVDFNTIAHYFKGKLQDNPKYKVREMVLDLKRIFELNVSHEKCKRAKRMTLETLDGSFADEYNKLDAYAIKLRESNPGSDVVINISKNALENEKRRFLRMYVYFKVMKMGFKLGLRPFICVDSTFLKGKAKGQLLGSLDLKEGEGITFISDMQKGLIEAIKTFLPQAHHRAYLDTVCKNQSVDNNLTELFNSWILEARQKPIIKMLEDIRLKVMNMMIKHEAEASTWSNEFSPKSLELYNEFMEIAQVCKVNSNGE; from the exons ATGGCCTTTAAGGACATACCAGAAGCTAGGAAGTTTATGAAGTTGTATGCTCTAGCCAACAAGAAACTCTTAAAATTGAGGAAGAGTAAACCAAGGAGGGTTAGGTATAGATGCATTGTGGGCTGTCCCTTTGTTTGTTTAATATCCAAAGATGGTAATGCAGGGGTTACTGTAAAGACATTAGAGTCAGAACATAATTGTGGCACTTCATATGATAATAGTACTGTTGATTTCAATACCATTGCACATTACTTTAAGGGAAAGCTACAGGATAATCCTAAGTATAAGGTAAGGGAGATGGTACTTGATTTGAAaagaatttttgagttaaatgtGAGTCATGAGAAGTGCAAGAGGGCAAAAAGAATGACATTGGAGACCTTAGATGGGAGTTTTGCAGATGAGTACAACAAACTTGATGCTTATGCCATTAAATTGAGGGAGAGTAATCCCGGCAGTGATGTAGTGATTAACATTTCAAAAAATGCACTTGAAAATGAGAAAAGAAGATTTTTGAGGATGTATGTTTATTTCAAAGTTATGAAGATGGGTTTCAAGTTAGGCTTAAGACCATTTATTTGTGTAGATAGTACATTTTTAAAAGGGAAAGCCAAGGGTCAATTGCTA GGATCTCTAGACCTTAAGGAAGGAGAAGGAATCACCTTCATATCAGACATGCAAAAG GGATTAATTGAGGCAATTAAAACTTTTCTACCACAAGCACATCATAG AGCTTATCTAGATACAGTTTGCAAGAATCAGTCAGTTGATAACAATTTGACTGAATTATTCAATTCATGGATTCTGGAAGCAAGGCAAAAGCCAATCATTAAGATGTTGGAAGACATTAGACTCAAAGTTATGAACATGATGATAAAACATGAAGCTGAAGCTAGTACATGGAGTAATGAGTTCAGTCCAAAGAGCCTAGAACTTTACAATGAATTCATGGAGATTGCTCAAGTGTGTAAAGTTAATTCCAATGGAGAATGA
- the LOC138893547 gene encoding uncharacterized protein, protein MAIEMKRLQLQVFGDSQLVINQLLGSYEVKKPELRPYHDYAKTLIGWLGDVTIQHVPRKETKKADALAALASSLTLPDQVQVTVYQTWVVPPPNEAEGEENELNHLVAVSEVEKEEWRQPIIDYLCYGILPENPRRRTEIRRRAPRFLYYKYTLYRRSFEGVLLRCLGGKEELQALQEAHSGCCTRLWHPRRLTLGDWMLLDHCQSPLVVTYTSWLQLNTSQNGLKLLLLRVKKENVASFIRVNIIYRFGIPRYIIMDNEKPFDNRLMNKICNLFGFKQRNSSMYNAAANGLAKAFNKTLCNLLKKVVSKSKRDWNGHIKEAI, encoded by the exons ATGGCTATCGAAATGAAGCGgttgcaattgcaagtctttggtgactctcagttAGTGATCAATCAGCTTctaggtagttacgaggtcaagaagCCTGAACTACGGCCATATCATGATTACGCTAAAACATTAATAGGGTGGCTCGGTGATGTGACTATTCAGcatgtgccaaggaaagaaactaagaaggctgatgctttagctgccctagcttcatcgttaacccTGCCTGATCAAGTGCAAGTTACTGTCTACCAAACATGGGTAGTACCGCCACCAAATGAGGctgaaggtgaagaaaatgaactcaatCATCTTGTCGCTGTTTCTGaagttgagaaagaagaatggcgacaacccattatcgactaTTTATGTtatgggatacttccagaaaatccgaggagaaggactgaaattcgtcgtcgtgcacctcgcttcctttactacaaatatactctatacagaaggtcattcgagggagtactcttgcgatgcttaggggGAAAAGAAGaactccaagctttgcaagaggcacattctggg tgttGCACCCGACTGTGGCATCCTAGAcgtttgacgcttggggattggatgttgttggaccactgccaaagtcctctggtggTCACCTATACATCTTGGCTTCAACTgaatacttctcaaaatgggctgaagttgttgctcttaagggtaaagaaggaaaatgttgcaagtttcatccgagtaaacataatctatcgctttggcattcctcgttacataataatGGATAATGAAAAGCCATTCgataataggttgatgaacaagatttgtaaTCTCTTTGGCTTTAAGCAACGTAACTCTTCGATGTACAATGctgccgccaatggtctagctaaggcattcaacaaaactctatgcaacttgttaaagaaagtcgtctccaaatccaaacgagatTGGAATGGCCATATAAAAGAAGCCATATAG